The Prevotella melaninogenica nucleotide sequence ACTATTTTCCCCAAAATATTCAAAAATGCCTAAAGCTTAGTATTTGCTTTGCTCCGATTGGTTGATGAGTGGTTGTTTTATGACTGTTTTATCGTAATTCATCATCCTTTTGCAGTAGCTTGTTTCAGCGTTGGATGATGTCGTTATCGTCACCTTTTATAGTTGTGCTAAGGCTTCGCACATAGTGTGCGGAGGCTTCGCACAACTGGTGCGGGGCGTTAATACGAATCATCTTGTGGGTAATCAGGTATACGGTCAGGCGTAAGAGAGACTGCAATGGATGGATAAGAACACGATAAAAGGGTATATCGAATGTTAAAAGGTCACTGACAAACATTCTGATATACCCTTTTTATGTGTTATCTTAGCTAAACGCTTCTATCGTTAGCCTTCCTATGAAGGATTATAGAGAGGCATCTGAATAGGCTTGTTTGTTGATGCGATACAATGCTGCACCACGCTTACTGGTTATCTTATCAATATACTTTGTCTTCTCAATGAAGTCGATTTGCTTGATACGCTTACGGAAGTTGCGTTTGTCAATCTCAACACCCATAATCGCTTCGTGAACATTCTGAAGCTGTGTGAGCGTGAAGAGTTCTGGGAGAAGATTGAAGCCGAGTGGGTCTTTATTGATGAGTTTGCGGAGTTGGCTCAATGCTATGTGTACCATTTCGATGTGGTCACCATATAGCTCTGGTAAATTGTTTATGTCAACCCACTGTAGGTCGTTCTCTTCCAATAGCTTATGGTCGTAGTCAGACACATTGATGAGTGCACAATAAGCGATTGAGATAACGCGATCACCAGGGTCACGGTCGGTTTCACCGAAGGCTCCTACCTGTCGCATATAGATGTCATTGATGCCCGTGCATTGGAAAAGAACTCTGTTGGCAGCCTCTTTCAAGCTCTCGTTTTCTCTAACGAATCCGCCGTAGAGAGATAGTTTTCCGCTGTACGGTTCAACCTTACGCTTACCAACGAGTAACTGTAGCTTCTTGTTTTCGAACCCGAGTACGATGCAGTCGACCGAAACTAATAGTTTGGGTTCACCTTTGTAGTATTTATTCATGTTGTAGGTTTTGATATGAGATGTAAACTTGTAAATATCTCTTGGTTAGGTAGTAATATCTTTTTTGTTGTGTATTGGGATTTAAAGGTCTTCCTGTGTTGGATTACTTCTTGTGTTTATGACGCTTATTTTTAGCTAAGGGCTGAACTTCTTATGTTGAATCCAGCCCTTATACTAATTAAATATCGATGAAAATGACACCTCGTTAGATGCCATTATGCTCTTAACAGACCTTGTGAGAACCTTCACTGATAACCACTGGATAGACTTCTGGGGCATGACCATACTTGGCTATGAACTTCTCTGTTGCATCAGCAATGAACTTGTCATATAACTCATCCTTAACGAGGTTGATGGTACAACCACCGAAGCCACCACCCATGATGCGGGAACCAGTTACGCCATTCTCCTTAGCAACATCGTTGAGGAAGTCGAGTTCTTCGCAGCTTACCTCATATTCCTTGCTAAGTCCGTGATGTGTTTCATACATCTTTTGACCTACTGTCTCATAGTCACCAGCAACAAGTGCGTCACAAACAGCGAGTACGCGCTCCTTCTCACCGAGAACGAAATGTGCACGCTGGTAATCCTCAGCACTTACCTTGTCCTTAACAGCCTCTAACTCGTCCCAGTTAGCATCACGCAATGTCTCATACTTCTTCTCTGGGAACTGCTTAGCAATAGCTGCAACAACGTTCTCACAGCTTCTGCGACGATCGTTATATGGGCTACCAACAAGTTCGTGCTTAACCTTTGAGTTGACAAGAACGAGCTTATAACCCTGTGGATTGAATGGGAAATACTCGAATTCACGGCTGCGGCAGTCAAGGCGCATCAGCTTACCTTCCTGACCGAAGACGCTTGCAAACTGGTCCATGATACCACAGTTCACACCGATATACTTGTGTTCTGTAGCCTGACCAGCGAGTGCGATGTCCCACTTTGATATCTTATTATCAGCAAACAAGTCGTTCAATGCGCATCCGAAACAGCTCTCCATAGCAGCAGATGAACTCATACCTGCACCGAGAGGAACGTCACCAGCAAAGGCAATGTTGAAACCCTTTACGTCAACACCAAGTGCCTTGAACTCCTGTACCATACCATAAATGAAGCGTGCCCATGTAGCGCGTGGACCCTCTGGGTCGTCAACTTTGAACTCTACACGGTCCTTGAGGTCGATAGAGTAGCACATAACAGTGTTTGTACCATTAGGACGAACCTCTGCCATAATGCCCTTGTCTACTGCACCTGGGAATACGAAACCACCATTATAATCAGTGTGTTCGCCAATAAGGTTAATACGTCCTGGTGAGAAATAAATGTTTCCAGTCTGGCCGTCGAAATGCTTAATAAAACGGCTTCTTACGAATTCTATGTCCATGTTAGTAATGTTTTGAATGATAGTTAGGGTTTTATGTATATATCTTTTTATAATGGCAAGCGTAATGCCTGCCATTATAAAGATGTATGTTTTAAGCCTTCTTTGAAGGATGTGAGCCTACTAATGCGTAGAAGAGCATGTAAGCCAACATACCAACGATGAGCCAGTAGCTCTGAATGTCGCCTACCTTTGTTGCCATAAGGTTCTGAATCAATGGCATTACACCACCACCAACAACCATGGTCATGAAGAGACCAGAAGCTGTTGCTGTGTATTTACCAAGGCCTTCGGTAGCGAGGTTGAAGATAACACCCCACATAACTGATGTACAGATACCACAAAGGATGATGAACAATACCTTTGTTGGGACCTCTACCTGGTCGAATGTGCTCTCTGCAAGGTTAGGAATTGAAAGGCTCATCTTTACATCCTCTGGCATGAAGATAGCCACGAGCAAGAGGAGGAGGGCTACTGCTGAGGTTACGGTCAACTGCATACGAGATGATACCTTACCGCTGATGAAGGCACTAACGAAGCGACCTACGAGCATCAACATCCAATAAACACCTGCAATCAAACCTGCTGTTGCTGCACTACCAAGTACACCGCCGTTTGCAACTGGCTCACTGAGGTAGAACAAGAGCTGACCAGGAATACCAACCTCAACACCTACGTAGAAGAAGATAGCAATGATACCGAGCAACAACTGACGATAACGCAAAGCCTCCTTGACACCACCAACGACGTCTGTCTTCTCTGTCTCTGGCTCTGTCAACTGTGTAAACCAAACGATAACGAATGAAGCTGCAAAGATGCCAAAAACTGCATTCTTTTCCTTGGAGAAGGTCCCAGAAAAAGAATATGCTGTGTTATTTGTTCAAAAATCTCAAATAATGAGTCATATGAGCACACCTGCCCTTTCCATACTATCTATGGACTTGTAAAATTATCCTTAAGTTTTATTAGGCAGCCTTCTTCACCCTCCGAGCCATCTCCCTTGCGGCAAGAATGGCAGCATTTGCTGTATGGATTCCGAAGAAGAGTAGTAGCCTCTCGCTAAACATATTGCGTGCCTTGATGCGTCCAAGGCTATAGTGTTGCTTTTGATTTCCAAAGCTACCCTCCATTACCGTAGCTCTGAGGTTTCCAATAATCTTTCTCGCTGTCTTGAGACATTCAGCTTCTTCTTTGGGTCTTGGACCTTTTCTAGTGAAACAGGTCGTTATGCCTTTTTCTGTACACATAGTGCGGTTGGCATTGTTGGCGTATATGGAATCGGCACCTACACGCTTGACTTTGATTCCCGTCAAAGATTCTTGATATTCTATACATAGCTTAAGACGGACACCCTCGTTGAATGCCTCAAAGCTGTGGTGCTCTATGAATGATATGCCGTCTATCTGTATGTTGTTGACCTTTGCCCCAAACTCTACACGCTTGTTTTCCTTGCCTCTGACAATAGGACGGAGGTAGGGGCGGTCGATGCTGACGATACGGTGCTTGACTTCCTTGCCGGAGAATAGTTCTGACTGTTGGAGGCATACCTCACGCACAGCGGACAGCCGCTTTTCTTGTTCTGCCGACAGACAGATGCAAGGACTGTACTGTTTACGCAGACGATTCCATTGGGACAGGAGTTTGGACAGAAGCCTCAGGAGTCTTCTCCTGAGCTTGCGCGTGGACGAGGCTGTGTGCTTGCGCTGCTTAGCGTATGCAAGCCTGGCCTTGTCAATATTATTATACTTGCTTCTCGGAATACGCTCTGAGAGGTGTTTACACTCGGAGACCAGCAGAGTGTGAAGCCAATAACAACACTCCCAGAGCAGCTTGATATCCGTAGGAAAACGCAGGTAGCTCTCGTAACAGGTTGCATCCGTCAAGCACAGGTCTTTGTCTTTAAGGTTGTCTTTCCATTTGGCATACAATATGCCCTGAAAGCTGTCTATGTCAAGAAACTGACCAAGACGATTGCGTATGGCACTTACAATCTTTCCATCCTTGATGGGACAGGAGGGGTCTATCAGAACACCACAGAACATCTGCATGTGGATGCTTCCGTTAAGCATTTCTATCAGACCATCGTCAGACAGACCTGTGTATGACTTAAGGAACATTAGGGCTATTTCTCCTTCACCCGAGAAAAGAGGCTTTTTGCCTCGCTTGCTCTTATGGCTAAGGTTCGTATACTCTGCTGCCAACTCCTTTAGTGGGAGCTGGGAATGAATGCGTCCAAGTTCGCTTTGTGCAAAGCTTTCACGATAGCTCTGTAAAAAATCGAACTCTGTAAAGGGCAAAGTTGGTGTTATATCAGAAATTTTTTGTATCTTCACGACGATTTATTTTAAGTTTTCCCCCGATTCTGCCCGTGATGGGTCGTTCGGGGGATTTTATGTAAAGGTACAAATAATATATTATGCTGACAAACAATTATAACTAACGCAATCAACAACAATGGAGTTACTGCCTTGAGTGATGTTTCCTTTGTAATCTCACCTATCATAGAACCTGCGAGCATTGGAGTCAGCGTCGCTGCGAGTGAGTTCAACGAACCACCCGTCTGGATCAGCTGGTTACCACGGTTACCACCACCGCCAAGAAGGTTCAACATTGGGTTTACAACGGTGTTCAAGATACAAACGCAGAAACCGCAAACGAAGGCACCAACAAGGTAAACTACGTATGTGCCGATTTCGTTTCCGTCCATTCTACTTGAACCATATTGGATGGCAATACCGATGAAACCAAGTGCTAAGGCAACAAGAGCAGTCTTCTTATATCCGTATTTTGTAATCATCATACCTGCTGGAATACCCATGAAGAGGTAAGCCAAGAAGTTCATCATGTTACCCATCATACCAGCCCACTCATAGTGCTGCTTCCAAATTGTACCAAATGGTGCCGCCATGTTGGTTACGAAAGAGATCATCGCAAATAAGAACATCATGGTGATAATAGCCACCAAGGTTCCTTTCTTGTTAGTTTGATTTTCCATTTTGATATTTCAATTTTTATTTATTATTTCCTTTTTAGATGCTTATTTCTCTACACCGAACTTATAGATCGTTCTCTGTGTGTACTCCTTACATGGCTCTAAGATGACTGAAGGGAAATAAGGATGGTTTGGACTGTCTGGGAAGTGCTGTGCTTCAAAGCAGATAGCACTGCGACGTGGGAAGGTTGCACCATGCTGTCCTTTATAGCCGTCAGCCCAGTTATGGGTATATACTTGAACACCTGGCTCTGTTGTATACACTTCCATTGTTCTGCCACTCTTTGGTTCTTTGATGCGTGCAGCAAATGATAGCTCGCCTTCTTCCTTCTTATTCAGTACGAAACAGTGGTCGTAACCTGCGCCATTCTTAATCTGTTCGTTGTTAGCATCGATGTCCTGACCTACTGGCTTTGGTTCACGGAAGTCGAATGGAGTACCAGCTACCTTCAAAATCTCACCTGTTGGGATGGATGTTTCGTCAATAGGAAGATAGAAGTCTGCGTTTATCTGGCATTCTAAGTCGTCAATTGTTGGTGTAGGATTAGCAATACCTGCCAAAGAGAAGAATCCATGACTGGTAAGATTGATAATCGTCTTCTTGTTTGTCTTTGCAGAATACTTGATAATGAGTTCGTCGTTATCAGAGAATGAATAGGCTACCCAGACTTCAACTTCGCCTGTATAGCCTTCCTCTCCATAAGAAGAAATGTACTTCAAAACAACGGCGTGGTCGTTAACTTGTACTGCATCCCATACCTTTGCATTAAAGCCTTCCTTACCTCCATGCAGAGAGTTAGGACCATTATTAATAGCAAGTTTATACTCCTTTCCGTTCAACTGGAAACGACCTTTAGCAATACGGTTGCCATAACGGCCAATAAGTGTTGAAAGATAAGGCTCTGGTGAGGCGATAACCTCTTGTATATTGTCATGTCCTTGAATGACATTTGCTAATTTACCTTCTTTGTCAGGAACCATAATAGCAACAATCGCACCACCGTAATTAGTGACTGCAACCTCATTGCCCTTGGCATTTCTGAGTACATAAAGATCGGTTTTCTTACCGCTTATTGTCGTCTGGAAGTCTTCTTTTTTCAGTCCACACGCGTAGTGTGTCTCTTCGGTATTTACCATGATGTTCTGTTTTTAGTTACTGTTTCAAGACCTGCAAAGTAAATAAAAATAAACGATAACTGCAAACTTAACTTTGAAAATAATAGGGTATGGTGTGTTAAAAACAATTAACATAATGGCTGTTTGTATGTTTAAGTGAGTTCTAAATGTTTTTTGTTTGCATTTCTTTTCAGCTGTTAGATAGTGAAAAAGTCCTTGATAAATGTGTGAGATGAATAATGAAATATATTTACAAAACATCTTTGTTTTGTAGTTTTAAATGGTTAAAAATGGCGTTTTGGGTTACTCTTGTAACTATCAAGTAATCAGATAGTTGGGAAATAGCGGTGTAAAAGGTGCTTAATTGGACTTCAAAAGGGCGTTAGTTAGACCTCAAAAGGGCACCTTTTGCAAGCCAATTAAGCCTTAATTCAAGTGCAATTAAGCACCAATAAAATTTCGGGTTGTGATTTTTCTTTACAATATGGGTGTGGGGGTGGTTTCTTTCTTGGTTCTTCCGAGATATGGAATAATCAACTAAAACTCTTATGTAATAAGTCACACAGAGTTACGGAGGGGACGGAGGTAAGGGTAATGTTACGGAGGTGCGAATGGCACAACGAGGGACAGAGGTGTAGTGTACAGCCTCCTGATGCCCTTTGGGGTAAACGCTTTACATATAAATTGCTAATAAAATTGGCAAACTATCTCCGTAGCTTCACACACCAGCGGTGTCTCCGTGACTTCCATTGCTTTGTATTTAATAATCCTCCGTCCCCTCCGTGACTCTGTGTGAGACTTTGTCAGAGTCATAAATTTAGGCTGCCTCCTTATCTCTCTAAACTTCTGAAGCGTAATCATAAAGGTAAATACCATGTGCATTGTGAGGCAACAAGGTTTATGTCTTACTTCTTTCTTGCCACATACCTATCATATAATGGTTTGAAAATAGGGGGAACGGGGCGCGTTTTATATCGCTCTCTAAGATAATCCTTAGCAGTGTCACTGTTGCTATAATCTCCTTTCTGAGTGAGCAGTTCTTTAAGTATTTGGTAGCTCCAAGGGGCAGGGTAGGCACAAAGAAGTGGGAGGATACCCCCTGCATAATAGTCTTCTTGTTTGATAGTAGCTTGACAAGCAGCCTTAGCATACCACTCGAAGGCAGGGTCGTTCCAGTTACTGATGGCTTCACATGCCTCATAGGAGCATACACCTGCTTTCTTTAGATTGGCTTTCAACAACTTGTTGATACGCTGGCGGTCATTGGGATTCTTGTATTGAGCGAGGAGAGGGAGGATAGCATCATTCCCTTTGTCGGCTTCTTCGATGACTGTGGCATAATAAATCTTATGGGGTTTGAAGTCCATGAGTAATTCATTCTCAAAGCCCTTGTTCTTCATATAACCGAAGAAGATGAGGCTATCAAGGGAGAAACGCAGCTGGTTGGATAGTTTAAGTTTGTTGCCATCGTGACTATAGACAATGATAGCAGCGCGGTTGTAAGGTTCTTCATATCCGATACAGCCAGACTCCAACTCTACGTGTGTCGTATCTTTTAATGCCTGCTTTAATATGTCAAATACTTGTTTGTCAGCTTTCTTCAATAGAATTTTGTATGCCCATAGCCTTGTTATGCGTGAAGTATCGGTATTGGCAATCTCCGCTAATTGTTCTGCAGTTGTGTGACGGCTGAGCTGATCGGCATAATCTAATTGCTCTGACCGCCTCCCTGCCATACCGATACCCCTTGAAAGTGCCATATACTGACAGTGGTGGAAGGAATCGAGTGCCACCATAGCACTATCAGATAACCTGTCTGAAAACTTTGTGCAAGAGCCATAGCCACTGCCTAAAGCTATCAGTGTGAGGGCTGATATGACAAGATAAATACGTTGTTTAAGCACTAAGTAGTTCATTATTATATCTTTTTCGTTATTTATTCAGTCAGTGTATAGCCGAGTCGGGCGTTAAGGCGGTGGGCAAGTTGTTCTATCTTCTTCCTCCTTTCAGAATCTATTTCGTTGTCGCGAAGCTGTTCGATGACACGGAGAGGGGCAATGGTGTCGGTGGCCCATGGGTCTTCCTGTATTTCGGAAGGGCAGTAAAAAGCGATGACATTCAATGAATCGTAAACCTTGATAGAGTCGGGACTGCTGTAACTATAGATTGCTATTCTCTTTTCTGTTAGTCCGTTAATTTTATAAACACCTATTAAGTTGTTGTCAAAGAAGTCGTACTCTCGTCTTACGAGGTAATCACCGTCTTTGCAGAAGCAGGTCGCAGGGAGAAAGATATCGCCTCCTATGATTTGAAGGAAGATGGCAAGTAGCCAAAGTCCTATGCCTATCACTCCACTATAAAGGCGTATCACCACCTTCCTTTTGCTTTTCCGTGCTGCAATCATCAGTGCAATCGGTGACAGAAGAGCAGTCCAAATTGGTATGTAAGTCAGTCCCCAGCGCAGGTGTACGTCTTCGGGTAGCAGGATATAAATCAGTCCACAGAGAAATATTGCACCAAGGTGTAAGCCCATTGCAAGCGATAGTTCTTTGCGTTGAACAAAGTCTTTTATTCTATTCCATTGTGGTTTTTGCATATTGTTAAAGTTAGTTATGGGGCAAATTTACGTTTTTCTACATTAATAAGCAAGTGTTTGTTATGTTTTTTGTGGTTCTCACTATCTTTTCTTTTCTCATCCTCCGATATAGAAGAGCCTTTTCCCATACTCCTCCGAAGATGTGGATAACGCTTTGAAAAATCATTACATAAATTCAAATAAAACCCCTATAAATAAGGATAAAAACATATATAAAAAGTGTGTTTGTAACCAACAGGAAATCAGTTAGTTATAAAGTAGCGTCAGAAAAGGTGCTTACTTGGACTTCAAAAGGGCGTTAGTTAGACCTCAAAAGGGCACCTCTTGCAAGTCAATTGGGCGTTAATTGAAAGCTTAAAGACCATGTGTTGGTTGTAAAGAGTATGAAAAAAAATTACAAATCACTCCCCCTCCCTATGGGGGAGGGATCGGGAGAGGGGCTGCTTGGTGTTATTTTTTGGGGGGATAAGACTTCACTTATTTCTCAATCAGCGGTCGGAAGACTTGAGGAAACGTTCCGTGTTGCGCTTGTTGTTGAAGAAAAGCCTTTATATCTGAGAAGTTCTTGTATTTTTCTTCTTGGGAAATCATATCTTTAAAAATATCATAG carries:
- a CDS encoding transposase — protein: MKIQKISDITPTLPFTEFDFLQSYRESFAQSELGRIHSQLPLKELAAEYTNLSHKSKRGKKPLFSGEGEIALMFLKSYTGLSDDGLIEMLNGSIHMQMFCGVLIDPSCPIKDGKIVSAIRNRLGQFLDIDSFQGILYAKWKDNLKDKDLCLTDATCYESYLRFPTDIKLLWECCYWLHTLLVSECKHLSERIPRSKYNNIDKARLAYAKQRKHTASSTRKLRRRLLRLLSKLLSQWNRLRKQYSPCICLSAEQEKRLSAVREVCLQQSELFSGKEVKHRIVSIDRPYLRPIVRGKENKRVEFGAKVNNIQIDGISFIEHHSFEAFNEGVRLKLCIEYQESLTGIKVKRVGADSIYANNANRTMCTEKGITTCFTRKGPRPKEEAECLKTARKIIGNLRATVMEGSFGNQKQHYSLGRIKARNMFSERLLLFFGIHTANAAILAAREMARRVKKAA
- a CDS encoding aldose epimerase family protein, yielding MVNTEETHYACGLKKEDFQTTISGKKTDLYVLRNAKGNEVAVTNYGGAIVAIMVPDKEGKLANVIQGHDNIQEVIASPEPYLSTLIGRYGNRIAKGRFQLNGKEYKLAINNGPNSLHGGKEGFNAKVWDAVQVNDHAVVLKYISSYGEEGYTGEVEVWVAYSFSDNDELIIKYSAKTNKKTIINLTSHGFFSLAGIANPTPTIDDLECQINADFYLPIDETSIPTGEILKVAGTPFDFREPKPVGQDIDANNEQIKNGAGYDHCFVLNKKEEGELSFAARIKEPKSGRTMEVYTTEPGVQVYTHNWADGYKGQHGATFPRRSAICFEAQHFPDSPNHPYFPSVILEPCKEYTQRTIYKFGVEK
- the galK gene encoding galactokinase, which codes for MDIEFVRSRFIKHFDGQTGNIYFSPGRINLIGEHTDYNGGFVFPGAVDKGIMAEVRPNGTNTVMCYSIDLKDRVEFKVDDPEGPRATWARFIYGMVQEFKALGVDVKGFNIAFAGDVPLGAGMSSSAAMESCFGCALNDLFADNKISKWDIALAGQATEHKYIGVNCGIMDQFASVFGQEGKLMRLDCRSREFEYFPFNPQGYKLVLVNSKVKHELVGSPYNDRRRSCENVVAAIAKQFPEKKYETLRDANWDELEAVKDKVSAEDYQRAHFVLGEKERVLAVCDALVAGDYETVGQKMYETHHGLSKEYEVSCEELDFLNDVAKENGVTGSRIMGGGFGGCTINLVKDELYDKFIADATEKFIAKYGHAPEVYPVVISEGSHKVC
- a CDS encoding NUDIX hydrolase; its protein translation is MNKYYKGEPKLLVSVDCIVLGFENKKLQLLVGKRKVEPYSGKLSLYGGFVRENESLKEAANRVLFQCTGINDIYMRQVGAFGETDRDPGDRVISIAYCALINVSDYDHKLLEENDLQWVDINNLPELYGDHIEMVHIALSQLRKLINKDPLGFNLLPELFTLTQLQNVHEAIMGVEIDKRNFRKRIKQIDFIEKTKYIDKITSKRGAALYRINKQAYSDASL